The following is a genomic window from Thermogemmata fonticola.
GTTTATTAGCGGCGATGAGGACGCGCTGCACTTCGTAGAAGGCGTCGAAGAAGGCGCTTTTGACGCGGCGGACTTGTTCCGCGGGGGTATCCTCGTTGAGTCGCTGTACTTCTGCGCGAGCGTACTGGAAAAGGGTGGTCCATTCATTGAGGGCGTTGCGCCACAGGAGATTGGCCTTTTTCAGGTCGCCTTCGCTAGCAGCCTTCGCCGCTTGGGCTTCGTAGGTGTAGGCCAACTCGCGGCGCAGGTCCAGACTGGTAAAGCCCCAGCCGCGGTTCTTCTGATCCCCGATGGCCTTGACGAGGAGCGCTTCGGCCTCTTGAAGTTTGCCTGATTGCCGCAAGCAGCGGGCCTGGATCAACGTAGCCACGCGGTAGTCGCGGCAGGCATCCTGGAAGCGAGTGCGGACCTGATTGTCGGCAATTTTTGTGACATCGACCTGCCACCACTCCGTGTTGCTCTCGATTCCCGGCAGGTCCGCCACTTTCGGGACTTCGATTTTTCGAGCTTCTTGCAAGGCGTTGTCGTAGTCTCCGATGGTGGCGAGGGTTTGGGCGATAAACAGGATTGTGCGGGGTGATAAGTTTTGGCTGCTGCGCAGTTCTTGAAGGACGAGTTGGACTCCTTTTGACAGGACTTCCGCTTCAGCCTCGCGCTTCTGGCTCTGGAGTCGGGAGAGGCGGACGGCGAGTTGCCGGGCCAACTGTTCGTACATGTCCTGGCTGGTTTCGATGGTCAGGCCGAATTTTTTGAGAGCCTCGAGGCGTCGCTTGGCTTCGTCGATATTCCCTTGCTGCACGGCGAGGCGGAAGCCGAGCAGGCCGATCTCCCGCCGGGTCCGGTCGCAGGTGGCGGCTAAATTGGCGATTTGGGCCTTTTGCCGTTTGACAGCTTCATCGTCTCCGGGATCGCCTTCGCCTGTGCTCCACTGTTTGAGCTGATCGGTTAGGAGAGGCCCGAGGCGGAGCAGCTCGTCCACGATGGGGCGGAGGGTTTTTTCCGCTTCATCCAGTTGGGGCGGTTCCTGATCCAACAGTCGGGCGATGCGGATGAGGCTAGCACGCAACTGGAGGTCGCGGGCGAGCAGTTGTGCTTCCCGACCGTCAAGGTTGAGGGTTCCTTTCTTGTCCGGTGGGTTGGTTTGTAATCCTTTGAAGGTCGTCAAGTCTTTGAGGAGTTTATCCGCCAGGGCCAAGGCGCGTTCGTAGCCGGGTTGCTTTTTCTCGGCTTGGGGCTGGAAACGATCTTGGAGGAGATAGAGTTGGCCGAGTCGGGCCTGGACCTGGTAGTATTCGCGCACCTGTTCACCGCTGGCAGCCGCCACAGGAACGGGAAGCTGACTGAGGTCCTTCACGGTGCGCTGGTACACTTCCTGTTTGTCTTTATCGGAAAGTGGAGACTGTTCGTTAGTCAGGAGGTTGACAGCGAGAAAGGCCTGGATGAGACGGGCTTGAGAGATTTGAGAAAAGCCGGGGCGGACGCGGATGATGAGCTTGTAGGCTTCGCGTTCCTGGTGGTCATCGATGAGCAGAAGGGCCAGACGCAGGCGGATCGCATCGGTAATCGGTTCATCCGGGAAACGCTGGTCGAGATACTGGGCCAGGCGCAGGGCATGGCTACGGTCAATTTGGCGGAGCCGTTGCAGTTGTTCCTGGAATTGCTGGGCCGCGGTCGGGTCAGACAGATCAGGCTTGAGATGGGCCGTGGCAGCGAGATAACCATTGATAGCGAGCAGGCCGGCAGCAGCCAGTTTATGGCTGGGTGCTCGCATATGGCGGGCGATGTGTTCGCCTAGAACTGCAGCCCGCTGAGGTTCGCCGCTGGTGAGATAGAAGAAGACCAGGCGCAGCATGTTATCCATGACATCATTCGGGTTGTCCTGGAGTGTGGCGAGTTGGTGGGCACGTTCCAGGAGGGTCACCACGATCCGGCGTTGAGCCGTGAGCCGGAGAGCGGCGGCGCGCCGCTGGAGTTCCGCACCCAACAAGGCCCAGGCACGCCCTTGGTCCTTCAGCTCCCGGACTCGTTCTTGCCAGCGAGACTCGGAGCCAGCGCTTTGTTCTTCCAGCTCACGCAAGCGGGCCAGTTGGACGATGGCGGCCACATGGGCTTCCTCGAAGGTCTGGTATTGTTGGATCGGCCGCACCGTTTCGCCGATGAGCCTCCGCAGGACATAGAGGCGGTAGCGCTCGGCCCGGCCCTGGTAGTCGTTGGGTTGCTGGCTGAGGAGGCGGTAATGTTTTTCGGCTTCCTGGTACAGGGCGCGGGCGCGGGGTGGCAATTCCGGCATTTTGCCGCCCCCTTTGGGCGGAGCAGGCAGGAGCAAGTCGGCACGGACTTGGAGGGTGAAGGCCAAATAGAAACGGACGGCCCACTGTTCATCCTGGGACGAGACGCGGCGACGCTGCCCATAACGCTCCAGCCACTGCCGCAGGCGTGAGGCCACCGTTTCCAATTGTGTAGGATTGCGTTCCCGCAAGGCGTTCAGATAATCCCTGCGCAACTGGAAGAACTCGGCCAACCGCTTCCCATCCAAGGCCTCTGCCAGATTGGTCTTGAGGATGGCGGCGAATTCGGCTTCCGCTTCCTTAGGCTTGCCCATTTCAAAGAGGGTTTCCGCTTTCCAGGCGCGCGCAATCCAGGCGCTTCGGCCACTGGACGGCCCCGTGGCGAGTTGCTCGAATTTTTTCAGGGCCTTTTCACGGTGATCGCTGCGGAGTTTGGTATCTTGCGGGGTGTCGCCCAATACAGTTTCGGCCAGGCGGGAGAGGTTGATACCGGCTCGTAATTCGGCGTCAAAAATTTCCTGGTTCAAGCGGCGCTTTTCCAGGGGAGAGATACCGCCGGCGTCGGCTTGGGCTTTGAGTAGTTTTGCCGCCTCATCGTATCGCTTGGCTGCATCCTGAAACAGCGGGGCGGCCTTTTCCGCCTCTTTCCGCCGCTGTTGCAAAGCCCGTTCGCGCTCTTGCATGATGCGATCGAAATCGGGCGAACCTTCGGGAGGAAGGGGCGGGAGTTCGATCCGCAAGCTGCGGCTGAGCTGGGCCTGAGCTTGCACGGCTAGCACGTCGGCCAGGGCAAGATTGGCTTCCACGGCGCGCGGATGCTTAGTTTGGGCTTGCAGGAATTGGTCCAGGCGCAAGCGGGCTTCCCCAAGTAAGCTGTCGCGCTTGCCTTCCTCGGCTTGTTCCTGAGCTTCAGCCAGCAAGCATAGTGCCTGTTCTAGGGGCAGGGCCTTCTGATCTTCGGGAGAAAGGCGTTTTTCCACTTCCTGGAGGTATTCCAGGGCTAAGTCGGCTCGGCCGCTCTGGCGCAAGCCGCGGGCCAACTCGAAGGGGGACGGCGGCTCGGCCCGGCTCAAACCCACCAGCGTCACGATCAAGACTATTCCCCATCCCAAACGCCGACGATCGTACATGCCCTATGCCCCTCCCTTGTGCCCCAGTCTTTGGAATGCCCGGATGGCGAGCCTTTCCTGAGGCGAATGTCCGCCTCTTGAATCCGGCATCATGAGAATTCGTCCCTCTCCTCTCCCCTCAGGACGGGTAAGGGATTGGATTAGCGACAAGACAGGAAAGTTCCCCTATTGCCCATTGTGGTATGCAGTGTTCGACGGGTCAACCAGTCCTGCCGAAGCTCACTCCTTCTGCGAGTTGGTGTCCCATACTTGGAGAGAAGTTTTGCGTGTTGGCGTCCTGTACCCGTATTGGCGTCACGTGGAAGGCAGAAGCCGGACTGACCACAAACAAGCCGGCATGGTTCGTGGTCTGCGCGCGGAAACCCCAGTGCCATCGGCAACTCCCAACTTCCAAGGGGCGGGCAGATTCCTCTGGCGGGATCGGCAGGTTTCGACTATGAAGGTGCGGAGTTTGAGGATAAGCGATCTCAGACCTTAGGGAGCAGCCGCAGGCAGGTTGTGGCAGTATGCGACACTAGCCGTCCGGCGGTTCGCCCAATTGCGGCAGCGACCTGGAAGTCAGAAAGTCTCCGACCGGCGGCCTTACTAGCGGCCTCGGCCAAGCTAGCGGCATTTCCACGTGGGAAAGGGAGAGGACGAATGGAACGAATGGAATCGCGCTATGCACGATTGGAGAGCGAGCGCAGCGGACGGAATCGCGGCGTGAGGGAGGCGGGAGCGGCAGTTTGGCAGAGAGGTTGGAAGCGGTGGGTGATTCTAGCGGCGATTGTTGTCTGGGGAGTGTGTGGCGAGGGGAGCGGTCGAACTCCGGTGCCGGGAGCACCGCCGCCTTACGAAGATGCCACCCTTTACGGCATCTATTTCGTGGATGCCGACGAGGGCTGGGCAGTGGGTGATGAAGGGGTGATCTGGCATTCGGTGGATGGCGGGAAGAGCTGGGAGCGGCAGAAGTCGGGAACGCGGGCGAGCTTGCGGGGTGTGCACTTTTTGACGCCGTACACCGGTTGGGCGGTGGGTCGGCGCGAGGAACTGGGTGTCGGTGCGGTGGGAGTCATCTTGCAGACCCGCGATGGGGGATGGCACTGGGAGGAGCTAGGTTGGCATCAGTTACCACCGTTGCATGGGGTGCGCTTCTTCGATGAGCGGCATGGCGTGGTCTGGGGAGATGGCAGTGCGGCATTTCCCAGCGGGGTCTTCATCACTCACGATGGCGGCAAAAGCTGGCAAGGTGTGCCGGAAACCGCCTGGCCGCTGTGTCGGGGAGCAGCCTTTCGACCTGACGGGACGCAGGGGTTGATCGTCGGCTTGGGCGGGCGATGGGGATGCCTGGAACCGAAGAGCGGGCGAGTCCGGATCGGGGAACGGGACACTGGGCCTTCCCGGAACTGGTATGCCGCCGCGGATGACGGTCAGATGCCGGGGGCGGGAACTTGGTACATGGTGGGGGATGGCGGAGCCATCCGCCGGAGCCAGGACGGCGGGCAGAGCTGGCACAGTTTGGTACCGGACCTGCCGAAAGAGGCTTTAGCCGTCTGTGACTTCCGGGCCTGTGCTGCTTTTGGCAAGCATGTCTGGGTAGCGGGGCGTGCGGGCCGAGTGGTGCTCTACAGCCCCGATCGCGGCCAGAGTTGGCAGCGGCAGCGGCTGGAAGTGCCCCTGAGTATCCACGGGATGTATTTCCTCACGGATCAGATCGGTTGGCTGGTGGGGGAAATGGGAGTCATTCATGGGACGACTGACGGCGGGAAAACCTGGAAGGTCCAGCGTGTGGGGGGAACACGGGCGGCAGCTCTGAGTGTGCACGCTCGCGCCCAGCAGTTGCCCCTGGAACATGTAGCCGTGTGGGGAGGCGGACAGGGCTATCGCTGTGCAGCGGTGGTGGTGACCCGGGCCACGGAATCTTCCGCTGGAATCTGGCAGCAGGCGGAGGAGGAACGCTGGCGGCAAGCCTGGCGGGAGAGCGGCGGCGTGGCTTTGAACCGGGAGTGGGCCTTCCCCTTGCCTCTGCACGCCCAGGACCTGACCCCGCGGCAACTCCTCGCCTTCTGGGACCGCTATCAGGGAGCACCAGCTCAGGACGCGCTATTGCGGCGGCTGGTCTTCGCCCTTCGCCAGTGGCAGCCAGAAGTAGTTCTAGCCGATGCCGTCGACCCCCGTGGTCCCGCCGGAGAGCGTTTGATCCTCCAGGCAATTCACGAGGCCTTTCGCCGAGCAGCCGATCCGGAGTCTTTCCCAGAACAGTGGCGGATTTTGGGTGTGGAACCCTGGGCAGCCCGGCGACTCTACGCCCTGACCCTTGGGGTGGATGACAGCGTGGATTCATCGGCTTCTGGGTCGGGCAGCGTTACCAGCCCTCTGGAAGCGACAGCAGTGCATCCCCACGTAGGCGAGGCCCCGGCGGATATGATCGCAGAGGCCGCTCGGCACATCGGCCGCTTCCCTTGGCCGCGGCGAGGATGGACGCTGGTCGCCCACCGGCGCTCCGACGTGAGGTCAGGAGCATCGGCAGGGGGAGGGGCAGATCGCCTAACTCCGGCAGTTTCCCCCTCGGATGTCTGGCAGGGAATCGAATTGACCGCGGGAGGAGCAGCCCGGCGCCCTCCAGCGGCTTGGCGGGCTTCGGGAGAAATCACCGAGGAACAGCAGCGTCTGGTCCTGGTGCGCCGCCGGTTGGAACGATTGTGCTCTCCCGCGGGTCCGGCTGGGGTGGACGAGACATCCTGGTTGGCCGCATGCCAGCGCGAACTGCGGCAGTTGCCGGAGATGGAGGCGCCGCGCTGGGCCGTGCTGCTGGCGGAGCGCTGTCATCACGCCGGTGAGTGGCGCAAAGCCCAGGCTTTGTACCAATGGGTGGGGGAGCAATGGCCGGCTCATCCTGCAGCTCTGGCGGCCGCCCGCTGGTTATTGCGCTACGAAGTCGGCATAGAAACCCAGCAGCAACTCTGGCCGAATTCCGGCGTCGTACCCGCGGCAGCCTCTCGTGAAATCCCAGGTATGACTTGGCTGCATCCCGCTTCAAACGACCGTCGTGGAGTGGATTTCACTGCGATCGATTGGGACGAGCGCTCGCCGTTGTTTCGCCTCCATCGCCATCTGGAGCAGGAGTTGCGCTGGACAGCTTGGGGACCGCTCCAAGCAGAGGACCCCGCTATCCGCCTCAGTCTTTTGGCAGCTCGAAGACATCTGGGCCGGACGGACCAAGCGGTTCAACTGGCACGCCGCTGGTTGCCTTCGATCCCGGAAAAAGCCTCGGCCTGGGCGGCAATCGACCCGGCCCATGCTGCCCTAGCAGCGGAGGTCTGGCTGGTTGAACCCCGGCGGTTCCTCACACCGCCTCTGCCTATCGTGACTGCCCGGCGGACCGAGACTCGCCCCTTGCTGGACGGCCAACTGGAAGACACTTGCTGGCAGCATGCCGAAGCGATACCGCTTCGTTCGTATGAAGCGGACCAAAATATTTCCGAACGCAACTGGCAGACGGTTGCTCGTTTTTCTTGGGATGATCAGTACCTTTACCTGGCCGTGCGCTGTGCCCATCCAGTTGGCCACCGGCAGGAGCCGATCCGGCCTCGCCCGCGGGATGCAGATGTGCGGGGACGCGATCGGGTCGAAATCCTCCTGGACCTGGACCGGGATGGCCAGACGGCTTACCGCTTCCGCATCGATCAACGCGGTGCCCCCGCCGAAGATTGCTCGGGTGATCCCCGGTGGAACCCCAAATACTATTTGGCCAGTCAAGCTCAGGAACACGCTTGGGTAGTTGAATGGGCTATTCCCTGGAAGGAACTCGGTCTGGAACGCCCGCCGCGGGGAGGAGTGTGGGCCTTACAAGTGCTCCGAGTCATTCCTGGACAGACGGTGTTGCAACTGGCCCCAGCTCCCGGAGCGGAGATTTCCCGGACCCCTGCCGCGCTGCTTCGCTTCCTCACGGATTAGGCAGCGCCTACGATTGGCGCTATCTGCATCAGGGTGGACGGTACGATGTCACCAGCGGTCTGTATCACTTCCGTTTCCGCGACTATTCCCCCACCCTCGGCCGCTGGACGAGCCTCGATCCCCTCTCCTACGCCGCGGGAGATGTGAACCTCTACCGGGCACTAGGAAATAACTCTCTGATTCGGCTCGATCCCTACAGCTTAGCTTGGTCATGGGGTGGGGCTGTTGGTGGCATGCTTTCAGGTGGTAATGTTGGAGCAGGAGTTGGTGCAACCGTGGGGGCGCCATTTTTTGGAATTAGTGCGTTACCCGGTGCGATTGCCGGTGCTGTGGTTGGTGGAATTGGAGGCTTTATTGCCGGTGGTGCATTATCTGAACCAGCTTATACCGCCATGAGCGGCAACCCTGACCCGCAACTGTCGTCGTGGGAAGAAGCATGTATGGGCATAATCATAGGAGGACCTGTTGGAGTGGTTGCAGGAATTTTAGGACCAGCCAGTTGGTCGCTTTATACCGGTGCATTTTGGGCTTCGCCTTTTGCCTACACCCTAGGGATTGCAACTCCAGGAGCAACGCTACCCGTTTCTCATTGGGGTAGCAATCAGATCCAATCGGGATCGTGGGTTATGGTGGGGCGACCCGATTTTGTAAGCTGGTTTTTATCCGGTAAATGGCAGTGGTGGGGGAGTAATCGGTATGCTTCACTGTCTCAGGTAGTTACTATTGAGGTTCATCCTGGCAACGTTGTAATGCCTTGGACCGGTGGTGCTCCATGGTGGGAGTGGTGGAAGGCAATCTTGGGGCAGCGGATGATTAGGTAAGCTAAACTAACAGTTTGTAATGTATCGACATCTAATAAATAGTTTTGTAACATTAAGTAATCTGTAAAGTATGAATGCACAGCAGACAGTAGAATCGACGGCCTATTGGGTGCAGGTGACAGGATCACTATGTTTTCTGTTTCCCGGTATTTTCTTAGTAGCATGCAATTGGTTACTAGTTATCATCTATTGGGTGAAAGGACGCTGCAGTTCACTTGCACCTCCCATCGGCGGCTTTTGCATGTTTATCGGGTTGTTGTGCTTCCCTTCTACTTTTCTAAAATCTGTTAGCTGGATAGGACTACTTGTTGATCCAGGAACAACTGTTCTGGTAATCGCAGTACTTAAGTATTGGCGAGGGCGAGCAGACAAGGATCGAGCGCATTAAACGTCGATGGTCGCTCATAGGTACCCTTGGACGCCAATTTCACCGTGACGGCGGTGGTGGATGACAGTGGGGAGGTGGTCGAGCGTTACATCTACGATCCTTTCGGCCAGGCGACGGTGCTGGATGGGGAATGGAATGTTCGGTCCGGTGGCAGAGCCTACGATTGGCACTATCGGCATGAGGGTGGACGGTACGATGTCACCAGTGGTCTGTACCACTTCCGCCACCGCGACTATTCCCCCACCCTCGGCCGCTGGACGAGCCTCGATCCCCTCTCCTACGCCGCCGGAGATGTCAACCTCTACCGCTCCCTCGGCAATGACCCGATCAACTCCCTCGATCCAAGCGGCCTGGAGGAGGTAGTGCCGTACTATGACGTCACGCTTGCCTTGGTACCGGCAGCATCAAACCCAGGTGGGCTGGTCGATCGTCTCAAGGGAACACTCAACACACTCCAGGATGCGCTCAACAAACTCAAAAACCTCAATAAGCTGACACCGCAACAATGGGAACTGGTCCTCGATCTAGCCCAACTGACGCTAGACATCATCGGGATTGTGGAGCCGACGCCGATCGCTGACGGGCTGAACATGGCAATCTCGATTTGGCGGTGGGATATATCAGGGGCGGTGCTCTCAGGGTTGGGGATGTTCCCGTGGTTCGGTGACCTATAGCGAAAGCCGGGAAGCTAAAACATTACTTCAATCGGGCGCACGAACTGCTCCGGATGGCGGCAAGGGATCGACAATTGCTGGAGATGCTGGAGCCGGTCTTGCGACCAGTTTACAGTACCCTCGAGCAACTGCCGCTGGAGCGACTGCCACAGATGTGGCAGTGGCTGGTTGAGCCGATCGCCAAGCTTCGCGACGAAATTGGAAAAGTTCTCAATAATTCCGTCAAGGCCATAGCGAAGACTCCCGCTCAAGCCTTGGCAGAGCAAGTCAAAGCAAACGGGTTCAATATCCTTCGCAGTGCAGGAAGACCTGGCTCTAATCCAAACATTCGAGAATTAGCTGGCACACAATCTGAAGCTCGAGCCTTTTTCGACACTATCACCGCTGGTGGAAAAGTCATAGTAAACGATCCTAAACTCGTCATCGTCAAGATGGGCGATGGAACTATTTTGACTTTCCGGCCCGCCGCTAAATATCCAAATAAGGTAACAAGGAAACCACCTCCTACTATTGACATAAATATTCCTGGACAAGCACACCTGAAACTATAAATGCTTCCGGAGGACAATCAATAGAGATATATGTTTGGGGGCACGCGTCATGCTAGAAAAATTGCGAAAATTATTCGTTTCATGCAGTCCGTTTGATGAACCGTTTCAACCTTCCGTTGAAAGACGATTACTTCTTTATCCTACCGATGGTTACATACTGACTGAACAGCAATTCAAAGCACTCAGCAGTGCTGCTGCCTCTCTGGGTGATACAACAGGATATTGTGTTCTTACAGAACGTATACATGATTTGTCAGATAATGATATAGACTTAATATGTTACGAAATCGATCTGCGCGACTACGGGAGTTATCGTAAACTCAGTTATTCCGCTCCCGTCGTTGAAGAAAATGTATTAATATCTGATCGTGCTGAATGGGCAGTACTTTTTTCTACGGAGTTTCACGCATTAGTGGGAGGTCCAAAGTCATTTATCGAGGAGTTTGTGCGTCTTTATCCCGAAGTGGATAAGGAATTTGACGACTTTGTCAAAGCTTGGAAGGCGGATGCCGAACGAATAGGTTATGACATTTCTTGGTTGCCGAAATTAGCTGCTCATCTCCATCGAAATCTAGATCTATGATTTTACTGAAATATAGATTCTGTGTAATTAAGGAAAACTTATTGCTTTGGATGATGTTGCTGCATCATTGTTCTCCCTAATGTGGAACGGCGGATCATTAACACAAAAGTCAGGAGTATCGGCAGAACCTGTTCCAATGCTTTCATTAGCTGATGATAACATCCCAGTATACCCTGAGGCTAGACAAGTCATTTCCTCCTAATGCCGTTTCGAGTGGCGGACTCTAACTCGCAGGTAGAACTCTGGTCGCCGGTGTATGTGGATGCCCTGATCCTCCGTGACCGCGACACCAACGGCGACGGCACGCTGGACGAGCGCTTGTGGGTGGTGCAGGATGCCAACTATAATGTCACTGCGCTCTTTGACAACGCGGGTAACGTGGTCGAGCGCTACATCTACGACCCGTTCGGCCAAGTCACGGTGTTGACTGCCAGTTGGGCGGTGCGGTCGGCGAGCGCTTATGCTTGGGTCCACCTGCATCAAGGTGGACGGTTCGACGCCACCAGCGGCCTGTACCACTTCCGGAACCGCGACTACTCGCCGACTTTGGGCCGCTGGACGAGCCTCGATCCCCTCTCCTACGCCGCCGGGGATGTGAACCTCTACCGCTCTCACGGCAATGACCCGATCAACTCCCTCGATCCAAGCGGCCTGGATGAAATCGTTATCGAAGGTAACAGTGTATACTTTGAGCGACGGTACTATGTCACTTTATGGAAGAACGGTGGCACCTACTGGATTGGTACGCTGATTGAACATGAGGGCGTTCGGTATGTTCAGCACGGCCAGTATTGGGTTCCGCTCGATGAAGTAGAAGAGGCAATTGAGCGAACATTCACTGTCGCTTATGGTGGAGAACGGCGGGAAGATCCGAATAAGATAACTGAGTGGTTCCGCAAGAATAATGTTCGAGTTTCAGGAATTGTTAAATCTCTAGGTCACCACATAGACGGTATTCCGCAGTATTCTGATGAAGAAAAGAAGCAGGTTAAAAAGGCTTTGCCCAATTAATCGAGGGCGCGCAGTTTGAGTGGGACTGCCTGTTGGATTTCGGGGTAAATGTTATGAATGGGTGGATGAATATAACCGTAGAAATGCAGCACTTTTGACGCGGTTGCGTCAGGAAGGAGTACTCGGCAAACTCATTGATGTAGATAACCAGTGTTGGTACAACGTGCCCGCTCACTGTATTCCAATATTCTGGGGTGCCGGACATACGGCAGTACGTATTACTTTACGGGATGGTAGCTACATTTATCTTGATGATGGCAATTGGGGTAAGGGTGATAAAGTGTTTTTCCCTGATGATATACCTTGGTATCAGAGTCAC
Proteins encoded in this region:
- a CDS encoding RHS repeat-associated core domain-containing protein; the protein is MTAVVDDSGEVVERYIYDPFGQATVLDGEWNVRSGGRAYDWHYRHEGGRYDVTSGLYHFRHRDYSPTLGRWTSLDPLSYAAGDVNLYRSLGNDPINSLDPSGLEEVVPYYDVTLALVPAASNPGGLVDRLKGTLNTLQDALNKLKNLNKLTPQQWELVLDLAQLTLDIIGIVEPTPIADGLNMAISIWRWDISGAVLSGLGMFPWFGDL
- a CDS encoding YCF48-related protein, with translation MERMESRYARLESERSGRNRGVREAGAAVWQRGWKRWVILAAIVVWGVCGEGSGRTPVPGAPPPYEDATLYGIYFVDADEGWAVGDEGVIWHSVDGGKSWERQKSGTRASLRGVHFLTPYTGWAVGRREELGVGAVGVILQTRDGGWHWEELGWHQLPPLHGVRFFDERHGVVWGDGSAAFPSGVFITHDGGKSWQGVPETAWPLCRGAAFRPDGTQGLIVGLGGRWGCLEPKSGRVRIGERDTGPSRNWYAAADDGQMPGAGTWYMVGDGGAIRRSQDGGQSWHSLVPDLPKEALAVCDFRACAAFGKHVWVAGRAGRVVLYSPDRGQSWQRQRLEVPLSIHGMYFLTDQIGWLVGEMGVIHGTTDGGKTWKVQRVGGTRAAALSVHARAQQLPLEHVAVWGGGQGYRCAAVVVTRATESSAGIWQQAEEERWRQAWRESGGVALNREWAFPLPLHAQDLTPRQLLAFWDRYQGAPAQDALLRRLVFALRQWQPEVVLADAVDPRGPAGERLILQAIHEAFRRAADPESFPEQWRILGVEPWAARRLYALTLGVDDSVDSSASGSGSVTSPLEATAVHPHVGEAPADMIAEAARHIGRFPWPRRGWTLVAHRRSDVRSGASAGGGADRLTPAVSPSDVWQGIELTAGGAARRPPAAWRASGEITEEQQRLVLVRRRLERLCSPAGPAGVDETSWLAACQRELRQLPEMEAPRWAVLLAERCHHAGEWRKAQALYQWVGEQWPAHPAALAAARWLLRYEVGIETQQQLWPNSGVVPAAASREIPGMTWLHPASNDRRGVDFTAIDWDERSPLFRLHRHLEQELRWTAWGPLQAEDPAIRLSLLAARRHLGRTDQAVQLARRWLPSIPEKASAWAAIDPAHAALAAEVWLVEPRRFLTPPLPIVTARRTETRPLLDGQLEDTCWQHAEAIPLRSYEADQNISERNWQTVARFSWDDQYLYLAVRCAHPVGHRQEPIRPRPRDADVRGRDRVEILLDLDRDGQTAYRFRIDQRGAPAEDCSGDPRWNPKYYLASQAQEHAWVVEWAIPWKELGLERPPRGGVWALQVLRVIPGQTVLQLAPAPGAEISRTPAALLRFLTD
- a CDS encoding RHS repeat-associated core domain-containing protein — encoded protein: MYVDALILRDRDTNGDGTLDERLWVVQDANYNVTALFDNAGNVVERYIYDPFGQVTVLTASWAVRSASAYAWVHLHQGGRFDATSGLYHFRNRDYSPTLGRWTSLDPLSYAAGDVNLYRSHGNDPINSLDPSGLDEIVIEGNSVYFERRYYVTLWKNGGTYWIGTLIEHEGVRYVQHGQYWVPLDEVEEAIERTFTVAYGGERREDPNKITEWFRKNNVRVSGIVKSLGHHIDGIPQYSDEEKKQVKKALPN